The Corynebacterium marinum DSM 44953 genome contains the following window.
CGCGGCGGCGTCCGAACCACGGGAGATGCGGCGGGCGTTGACCGATTCCTCGCCGTCGAAATCGCCCACGTCCCAGTTGAACCCCGCCTCGGGGGCGACCACCTTCAACCCCAGCCCGGAGGGCCCCGCCAGCTGGGCCCGCACCAGCTTGAACACGTCGACCCACTCGTCACCGGCGATGAACTCCTGCACCTCCGCCTCGCTGGGCACACGGACGTCGCCGAAGGTCCGTCCGGCGAAGCGGCGGGCGGACATCCTCAGCCAGTGGTTCTCGCCGTTGTTCGACCAGCAGTACGCGGCGAACGTCCGGCCCTCGGCGCGCGCCCGGGCGCGCCGGCCCATCAGCCAGTCCCAGAAGCGGGCGAAGTTCTCGGCCTCGGCGTCCCCGCCGAGCGCGATCCAGGTAACGAAGGGGTGGTAGCGCTCGCCGTCGAAAGCTCCCCACAGGTAGGCGCCCTGGTCGAGGTACGCCTCCATGTCGACGTCGATCTCCACGTCGGTCGCCGGCGCGGTCACCGTGTCCACCTTGCGGAGGAGGACGATCCCCTCCCGCCAGGCTGCGGCCAGGTCGCTGGCCTGCCCGAGGCCGGCGTCGATGAGACCCTGCACGGTGGTGATACCCCGCTCCCGGAAGTCGCGGGCCCGGTCCCCGGGGAGGGAGAGGGAGATGTCGTCGGCCGCGCGGAGATCAGCCTCGCACAACGGCCAGAAACGGCACGTGGCGCATTCCTTCACCCGGCGCGGGCCGGTGGGCAGGTCCACTGCCAGGGCGGCGTCGAGCGCCGGCTGCAACGGCGCGGTCGGGGTGAGGAACGCGCGGCTGCGGTCCTGGCCGATGGAACCGCCCACCCCGGAATCCAGCCCGAGCTCCGCCAGCGCGCGGGCCGCGAAGGCCAGGCGGTAGCCGTCCGCGGCGTGGTGGCGCAGCCGGAAGGCGCCCTCAACGGGCGCCCCCAGCCCCAGGCGGGAGGTGGCGATGACCGGAGTGGCGGAGCGGGCGTCGGGGCGGGCCACCCGGTGGTTGCTGATCACCACCGGCAGATAGGTGTCGTCGGGACGGCGCACGAGCAGGTCGACGCCCGTCCGCCAACTGATGCCCTCCGACATTCCGGCGAACACGGCACCGGTGATGAGGTCGGCCTGGGCGGCCAACGCCTCCAGCGTCGCGAGCTCCGCGGCGAA
Protein-coding sequences here:
- a CDS encoding TM0106 family RecB-like putative nuclease; its protein translation is MIAQHVSPADLVGCRYRQVQRAHHPEIPRARAAAMRQARFDAARAAVHARLPVGAALGDRRRFLRIDVAAHRLDADEDTFAAELATLEALAAQADLITGAVFAGMSEGISWRTGVDLLVRRPDDTYLPVVISNHRVARPDARSATPVIATSRLGLGAPVEGAFRLRHHAADGYRLAFAARALAELGLDSGVGGSIGQDRSRAFLTPTAPLQPALDAALAVDLPTGPRRVKECATCRFWPLCEADLRAADDISLSLPGDRARDFRERGITTVQGLIDAGLGQASDLAAAWREGIVLLRKVDTVTAPATDVEIDVDMEAYLDQGAYLWGAFDGERYHPFVTWIALGGDAEAENFARFWDWLMGRRARARAEGRTFAAYCWSNNGENHWLRMSARRFAGRTFGDVRVPSEAEVQEFIAGDEWVDVFKLVRAQLAGPSGLGLKVVAPEAGFNWDVGDFDGEESVNARRISRGSDAAAMHARSQLLRYNEDDCRATAAVRHWLRAGAPGTPRLGAR